One window of Elaeis guineensis isolate ETL-2024a chromosome 11, EG11, whole genome shotgun sequence genomic DNA carries:
- the LOC105054101 gene encoding protein yippee-like At4g27745, with protein sequence MAEGVGPRLYSCFNCRNNVALHDDIISKAFQGRNGRAFLFSHTMNIVVGAKEDRQLMTGLHTVADIYCCDCHEVLGWKYERAYEETQKYKEGKFILEKSKIVRENW encoded by the exons ATGGCTGAAGGGGTTGGGCCTCGATTATACAGCTGTTTCAATTGCCGAAACAATGTTGCTCTTCATGATGATATCATTTCGAAAGCTTTTCAG GGGAGAAATGGGCGCGCATTTCTGTTTTCTCATACAATGAACATAGTTGTGGGGGCAAAGGAAGATAGGCAGCTAATGACAGGATTGCATACGGTTGCTGATATCTACTGCTGTGATTGTCATGAAGTGTTGGGTTGGAAATATGAAAGAGCTTATGAGGAGACACAGAAGTACAAAGAAGGGAAGTTTATACTTGAGAAGTCAAAGATTGTGAGGGAGAACTGGTAG
- the LOC105054100 gene encoding calcium-binding protein KIC, whose amino-acid sequence MAGEADRMAAMAAGEMEYEDLMPTMAEKLEAEEFVRELCGGFRLLADPGRGLITADSLRRNAAALGMAGMTAEDAAAMVREGDLDGDGALNETEFCILMVRLSPGMMEDAEAWLEKAIARELAKPSSV is encoded by the coding sequence atGGCGGGGGAAGCGGATCGGATGGCGGCCATGGCGGCAGGGGAGATGGAGTACGAGGACTTGATGCCGACGATGGCGGAGAAGCTGGAGGCGGAGGAGTTCGTGAGGGAGCTGTGCGGGGGGTTCCGGCTGCTGGCGGATCCGGGGCGGGGGCTGATCACGGCGGACAGCCTGCGGCGGAACGCGGCGGCGCTGGGGATGGCGGGGATGACGGCGGAGGACGCGGCGGCGATGGTGAGGGAAGGGGATCTTGATGGAGACGGGGCGCTCAACGAGACGGAGTTCTGCATCCTGATGGTGCGGCTCAGCCCCGGGATGATGGAGGACGCGGAGGCCTGGCTCGAGAAGGCCATTGCCAGGGAGCTCGCCAAACCCTCTTCGGTTtaa
- the LOC105054099 gene encoding uncharacterized protein encodes MEKKESTTSSHVGMCEKLFHAFNPASRPHRRLTLHHQGPGASPNPSPLKEPTPQKALPTPAKPGPLSADQKKPSEAIAPKAEPKRTTTPPPTPSVPVQKVPDKLGLASAPPKAAKMPQPAPPKAAATPQPLPQPAPPQGAAAAAAPTEKPKKNINEKVEDYIKRTKDRLRSVSGIGRTPTIK; translated from the coding sequence ATGGAGAAGAAGGAATCAACCACTTCCAGCCATGTAGGCATGTGCGAGAAGCTCTTCCATGCCTTCAACCCTGCTTCCCGACCACATCGCCGCCTCACTCTCCACCATCAAGGACCTGGAGCCTCACCCAATCCTTCTCCATTGAAAGAACCCACTCCTCAAAAAGCACTTCCCACTCCAGCGAAACCCGGACCACTCTCAGCTGATCAGAAGAAACCATCCGAGGCCATTGCACCCAAGGCTGAACCAAAGCGAACGACCACACCACCGCCAACACCATCGGTGCCAGTTCAGAAGGTCCCCGACAAGCTGGGGTTGGCCTCAGCACCGCCAAAGGCAGCGAAAATGCCACAACCTGCACCACCAAAGGCAGCGGCGACTCCACAACCACTGCCACAGCCAGCACCACCACAGGGGGCGGCGGCGGCTGCGGCGCCAACAGAAAAGCCAAAGAAGAATATTAATGAGAAAGTGGAGGATTATATCAAACGCACGAAGGACAGGCTCAGGAGTGTTTCTGGGATTGGAAGGACACCCACCATTAAATGA